A genome region from Nocardioides cynanchi includes the following:
- a CDS encoding TetR/AcrR family transcriptional regulator — protein sequence MTRREQILDTAAELFAARGFHGVSVGELGRACGITGPALYKHFPSKDAVLAEMLVSISERLLAEGRDRVARADDADSAVEALVAWHIDFALRHRALIVVQDRDWQSLPPEARERVRALQREYVDVWAAQLRRVHRGLHTDRARAMAHAAFGLINSTPHSGLIADEAMRGVLHRMAMGALTGPLGATRAPDAGS from the coding sequence GTGACCCGGCGGGAGCAGATCCTCGACACCGCGGCCGAGCTGTTCGCCGCGAGGGGTTTCCACGGCGTCTCCGTGGGCGAGCTGGGGCGGGCCTGCGGGATCACCGGGCCGGCGCTGTACAAGCACTTCCCCTCCAAGGACGCCGTGCTCGCCGAGATGCTGGTCAGCATCAGCGAGCGGCTGCTCGCCGAGGGGCGCGACCGGGTGGCCCGCGCCGATGACGCGGACAGCGCCGTCGAGGCCCTGGTCGCCTGGCACATCGACTTCGCCCTGCGGCACCGGGCGCTGATCGTGGTCCAGGACCGCGACTGGCAGTCGTTGCCGCCGGAGGCCCGCGAGCGGGTGCGCGCCCTGCAGCGCGAGTACGTCGACGTCTGGGCGGCCCAGCTCAGGAGGGTGCATCGCGGGCTGCACACCGACCGGGCCCGGGCGATGGCGCACGCGGCGTTCGGTCTGATCAACTCCACCCCGCACAGCGGGCTGATCGCCGACGAGGCGATGCGCGGCGTGCTGCACCGGATGGCGATGGGGGCCCTGACCGGGCCGCTCGGCGCGACGCGAGCACCCGACGCGGGGAGCTGA